The Acanthochromis polyacanthus isolate Apoly-LR-REF ecotype Palm Island chromosome 17, KAUST_Apoly_ChrSc, whole genome shotgun sequence genome has a window encoding:
- the bach1b gene encoding transcription regulator protein BACH1b isoform X1 has translation MTLMAMSAPRSSVFTFESTLHSSHVLRCLDEQRCRDVLCDVTVVVEGQSFRAHSSVLASCSEYFAQRISSSLTQRGTVIILPQEVTVAGFEPLLKFAYTSKLHLGKDNALEIRNSASILGFRDLDEACFDFLLPKFLNKAQKKRCKSQLSKEKCGTDTDDVFLDEKEVKPVADSPPPQEVAWDCNKSVKNKMGSQNSTDTVTPVAEGTKEHFVQCPKYRKFQLACGKEACVPEKSLSASVKATGGDSVLSCSSRANSKNETDVEFYDISNACRQSKGVADDPQKTEIHVRETENCVGRMEVDMVKKDTNDRQGKWDEKVRENGAAKMEEEMKLVSGIRSSDITSVKAVCSEPSTRPSDMSAGLILNHCPQRALNEGPAITSSLEHEQFVVDFKEDKKAKDPDVSVLFHRKAEEEKELGGKETNKAWQRGKRGPTGTMEGVTLSLNTTRESEALEHMNFQDSEAGCSSDAGSRWAQSTSSDWLKRHSNLSSTETNCPFLQDLDQRKCLPRLSECEGASQSGLSSLNSGEDGDSGTETEGDSESSTRERARQMQLPYPVDWIVDLSRNDFQQLLKQRVFTREQLDFVHDMRRRSKNRLAAQRCRKRKLDCIYNLQCEINKLKTEREKLIVEKSQLSQLKMKTCHSVSALCQKVCNEANLQPEQLQVLSKYTSPDCPLSSFFSNIDTLLSQHGMPLQPQGSLSVCSVDLDKYMASEEAPSSSGRNTLTGHHPL, from the exons ATGACCCTGATGGCCATGTCTGCCCCCCGGTCGTCTGTGTTTACATTCGAGTCTACATTGCATTCCTCCCATGTGCTGCGCTGCCTGGACGAGCAGCGTTGCCGGGATGTGTTGTGTGATGTTACGGTGGTGGTGGAGGGTCAGAGCTTCAGAGCACACAGCTCCGTACTTGCTTCCTGTAGCGAGTACTTCGCCCAGAGGATCTCGTCTTCCCTCACTCAGCGCGGAACCGTGATAATTCTGCCACAAGAG GTGACAGTTGCTGGCTTTGAGCCATTGCTGAAGTTTGCCTACACATCCAAACTGCACCTTGGAAAAGACAATGCCTTAGAAATACGAAACTCAGCTTCCATTCTTGGTTTCAGAGACCTAGACGAGGCCTGCTTTGATTTCCTCCTCCCGAAGTTCCTCAACAAGGCCCAGAAAAAGAGATGCAAGAGccagttatcaaaagaaaaatgtggcaCAGACACTGACGATGTATTCTTGGATGAGAAAGAAGTAAAACCAGTGGCTGACTCACCACCTCCACAGGAAGTGGCTTGGGACTGTAACAAATCTGTGAAGAACAAAATGGGaagtcagaacagcacagaCACTGTTACACCTGTAGCTGAAGGAACAAAGGAGCATTTTGTGCAGTGTCCAAAGTATCGAAAGTTCCAACTAGCTTGTGGGAAGGAAGCTTGTGTCCCAGAGAAAAGTCTATCTGCTTCTGTGAAGGCAACTGGGGGCGACTCTGTTCTCTCCTGCTCCAGCAGGGCAAACAGTAAGAATGAAACTGACGTTGAATTCTATGACATCTCAAATGCCTGCAGACAGAGCAAAGGAGTGGCtgatgacccacagaaaactgAAATACACGTCAGGGAAACAGAGAATTGTGTGGGCAGAATGGAAGTTGATATGGTTAAGAAAGACACAAACGACAGACAGGGAAAATGGGATGAGAAGGTGAGAGAGAACGGTGCTGCAAAGATGGAAGAAGAGATGAAGCTTGTCAGTGGAATCAGATCTTCAGACATAACCAGTGTGAAAGCAGTCTGCTCAGAACCAAGCACAAGGCCTAGTGACATGTCAGCAGGGTTAATATTGAACCATTGCCCTCAGAGGGCCTTAAATGAGGGCCCAGCCATCACTAGTTCACTGGAGCACGAGCAGTTTGTCGTGGACTTTAAAGAAGACAAGAAAGCAAAGGACCCTGATGTGTCAGTCCTTTTTCACAGAAaggcagaggaagaaaaagaacttGGGGGTAAAGAGACCAACAAGGCTTGGCAAAGAGGGAAAAGAGGACCAACAGGCACTATGGAAGGAGTGACCCTGTCATTAAATACTACCAGAGAAAGTGAGGCGCTTGAGCACATGAACTTCCAGGACTCTGAAGCAGGATGTTCTTCTGATGCAGGGAGCAGATGGGCACAGAGCACATCTTCAGATTGGCTGAAGCGGCACAGCAACCTCAGCTCCACAGAAACCAACTGCCCCTTTTTGCAGGATCTGGACCAAAGGAAATGTTTACCAAGGCTGTCTGAGTGTGAGGGGGCATCTCAGTCAGGTCTTTCCTCCCTAAACTCAGGGGAGGATGGAGACTCAGGGACAGAAACGGAGGGAGACAGCGAGTCCTCCACCAGGGAGAGAGCGAGGCAG ATGCAGTTGCCCTATCCTGTAGACTGGATAGTGGATCTGAGTCGAAATGACTTCcagcagctgctgaaacaacGGGTCTTTACACGCGAACAGCTGGACTTTGTTCATGATATGAGGAGGCGCAGCAAAAACCGTCTCGCAGCTCAGAGATGCCGCAAGAGAAAGCTAGACTGCATATATAATCTGCAGTGTGAAATCAACAAGCTG aagacagagagggagaagctGATCGTGGAGAAGAGCCAGCTAAGCCAGCTGAAGATGAAAACATGTCACAGTGTCTCTGCCTTATGCCAGAAGGTCTGCAACGAAGCAAATCTACAGCCAGAGCAGCTTCAGGTGCTATCCAAATACACCTCCCCAGACTGCCCTCTGTCCTCCTTCTTTTCTAACATAGACACACTTCTTTCACAGCATGGGATGCCTCTCCAACCCCAGGGATCGCTCTCGGTCTGTTCTGTGGACCTTGATAAGTATATGGCATCTGAGGAGGCTCCGTCCAGCTCCGGCAGGAACACACTCACAGGACATCATCCACTTTAG
- the bach1b gene encoding transcription regulator protein BACH1b isoform X2, whose product MTLMAMSAPRSSVFTFESTLHSSHVLRCLDEQRCRDVLCDVTVVVEGQSFRAHSSVLASCSEYFAQRISSSLTQRGTVIILPQEVTVAGFEPLLKFAYTSKLHLGKDNALEIRNSASILGFRDLDEACFDFLLPKFLNKAQKKRCKSQLSKEKCGTDTDDVFLDEKEVKPVADSPPPQEVAWDCNKSVKNKMGSQNSTDTVTPVAEGTKEHFVQCPKYRKFQLACGKEACVPEKSLSASVKATGGDSVLSCSSRANSKNETDVEFYDISNACRQSKGVADDPQKTEIHVRETENCVGRMEVDMVKKDTNDRQGKWDEKVRENGAAKMEEEMKLVSGIRSSDITSVKAVCSEPSTRPSDMSAGLILNHCPQRALNEGPAITSSLEHEQFVVDFKEDKKAKDPDVSVLFHRKAEEEKELGGKETNKAWQRGKRGPTGTMEGVTLSLNTTRESEALEHMNFQDSEAGCSSDAGSRWAQSTSSDWLKRHSNLSSTETNCPFLQDLDQRKCLPRLSECEGASQSGLSSLNSGEDGDSGTETEGDSESSTRERARQMQLPYPVDWIVDLSRNDFQQLLKQRVFTREQLDFVHDMRRRSKNRLAAQRCRKRKLDCIYNLQCEINKLKTEREKLIVEKSQLSQLKMKTCHSVSALCQKVCNEANLQPEQLQHGMPLQPQGSLSVCSVDLDKYMASEEAPSSSGRNTLTGHHPL is encoded by the exons ATGACCCTGATGGCCATGTCTGCCCCCCGGTCGTCTGTGTTTACATTCGAGTCTACATTGCATTCCTCCCATGTGCTGCGCTGCCTGGACGAGCAGCGTTGCCGGGATGTGTTGTGTGATGTTACGGTGGTGGTGGAGGGTCAGAGCTTCAGAGCACACAGCTCCGTACTTGCTTCCTGTAGCGAGTACTTCGCCCAGAGGATCTCGTCTTCCCTCACTCAGCGCGGAACCGTGATAATTCTGCCACAAGAG GTGACAGTTGCTGGCTTTGAGCCATTGCTGAAGTTTGCCTACACATCCAAACTGCACCTTGGAAAAGACAATGCCTTAGAAATACGAAACTCAGCTTCCATTCTTGGTTTCAGAGACCTAGACGAGGCCTGCTTTGATTTCCTCCTCCCGAAGTTCCTCAACAAGGCCCAGAAAAAGAGATGCAAGAGccagttatcaaaagaaaaatgtggcaCAGACACTGACGATGTATTCTTGGATGAGAAAGAAGTAAAACCAGTGGCTGACTCACCACCTCCACAGGAAGTGGCTTGGGACTGTAACAAATCTGTGAAGAACAAAATGGGaagtcagaacagcacagaCACTGTTACACCTGTAGCTGAAGGAACAAAGGAGCATTTTGTGCAGTGTCCAAAGTATCGAAAGTTCCAACTAGCTTGTGGGAAGGAAGCTTGTGTCCCAGAGAAAAGTCTATCTGCTTCTGTGAAGGCAACTGGGGGCGACTCTGTTCTCTCCTGCTCCAGCAGGGCAAACAGTAAGAATGAAACTGACGTTGAATTCTATGACATCTCAAATGCCTGCAGACAGAGCAAAGGAGTGGCtgatgacccacagaaaactgAAATACACGTCAGGGAAACAGAGAATTGTGTGGGCAGAATGGAAGTTGATATGGTTAAGAAAGACACAAACGACAGACAGGGAAAATGGGATGAGAAGGTGAGAGAGAACGGTGCTGCAAAGATGGAAGAAGAGATGAAGCTTGTCAGTGGAATCAGATCTTCAGACATAACCAGTGTGAAAGCAGTCTGCTCAGAACCAAGCACAAGGCCTAGTGACATGTCAGCAGGGTTAATATTGAACCATTGCCCTCAGAGGGCCTTAAATGAGGGCCCAGCCATCACTAGTTCACTGGAGCACGAGCAGTTTGTCGTGGACTTTAAAGAAGACAAGAAAGCAAAGGACCCTGATGTGTCAGTCCTTTTTCACAGAAaggcagaggaagaaaaagaacttGGGGGTAAAGAGACCAACAAGGCTTGGCAAAGAGGGAAAAGAGGACCAACAGGCACTATGGAAGGAGTGACCCTGTCATTAAATACTACCAGAGAAAGTGAGGCGCTTGAGCACATGAACTTCCAGGACTCTGAAGCAGGATGTTCTTCTGATGCAGGGAGCAGATGGGCACAGAGCACATCTTCAGATTGGCTGAAGCGGCACAGCAACCTCAGCTCCACAGAAACCAACTGCCCCTTTTTGCAGGATCTGGACCAAAGGAAATGTTTACCAAGGCTGTCTGAGTGTGAGGGGGCATCTCAGTCAGGTCTTTCCTCCCTAAACTCAGGGGAGGATGGAGACTCAGGGACAGAAACGGAGGGAGACAGCGAGTCCTCCACCAGGGAGAGAGCGAGGCAG ATGCAGTTGCCCTATCCTGTAGACTGGATAGTGGATCTGAGTCGAAATGACTTCcagcagctgctgaaacaacGGGTCTTTACACGCGAACAGCTGGACTTTGTTCATGATATGAGGAGGCGCAGCAAAAACCGTCTCGCAGCTCAGAGATGCCGCAAGAGAAAGCTAGACTGCATATATAATCTGCAGTGTGAAATCAACAAGCTG aagacagagagggagaagctGATCGTGGAGAAGAGCCAGCTAAGCCAGCTGAAGATGAAAACATGTCACAGTGTCTCTGCCTTATGCCAGAAGGTCTGCAACGAAGCAAATCTACAGCCAGAGCAGCTTCAG CATGGGATGCCTCTCCAACCCCAGGGATCGCTCTCGGTCTGTTCTGTGGACCTTGATAAGTATATGGCATCTGAGGAGGCTCCGTCCAGCTCCGGCAGGAACACACTCACAGGACATCATCCACTTTAG
- the bach1b gene encoding transcription regulator protein BACH1b isoform X3, producing the protein MTLMAMSAPRSSVFTFESTLHSSHVLRCLDEQRCRDVLCDVTVVVEGQSFRAHSSVLASCSEYFAQRISSSLTQRGTVIILPQEVTVAGFEPLLKFAYTSKLHLGKDNALEIRNSASILGFRDLDEACFDFLLPKFLNKAQKKRCKSQLSKEKCGTDTDDVFLDEKEVKPVADSPPPQEVAWDCNKSVKNKMGSQNSTDTVTPVAEGTKEHFVQCPKYRKFQLACGKEACVPEKSLSASVKATGGDSVLSCSSRANSKNETDVEFYDISNACRQSKGVADDPQKTEIHVRETENCVGRMEVDMVKKDTNDRQGKWDEKVRENGAAKMEEEMKLVSGIRSSDITSVKAVCSEPSTRPSDMSAGLILNHCPQRALNEGPAITSSLEHEQFVVDFKEDKKAKDPDVSVLFHRKAEEEKELGGKETNKAWQRGKRGPTGTMEGVTLSLNTTRESEALEHMNFQDSEAGCSSDAGSRWAQSTSSDWLKRHSNLSSTETNCPFLQDLDQRKCLPRLSECEGASQSGLSSLNSGEDGDSGTETEGDSESSTRERARQMQLPYPVDWIVDLSRNDFQQLLKQRVFTREQLDFVHDMRRRSKNRLAAQRCRKRKLDCIYNLQCEINKLKTEREKLIVEKSQLSQLKMKTCHSVSALCQKHGMPLQPQGSLSVCSVDLDKYMASEEAPSSSGRNTLTGHHPL; encoded by the exons ATGACCCTGATGGCCATGTCTGCCCCCCGGTCGTCTGTGTTTACATTCGAGTCTACATTGCATTCCTCCCATGTGCTGCGCTGCCTGGACGAGCAGCGTTGCCGGGATGTGTTGTGTGATGTTACGGTGGTGGTGGAGGGTCAGAGCTTCAGAGCACACAGCTCCGTACTTGCTTCCTGTAGCGAGTACTTCGCCCAGAGGATCTCGTCTTCCCTCACTCAGCGCGGAACCGTGATAATTCTGCCACAAGAG GTGACAGTTGCTGGCTTTGAGCCATTGCTGAAGTTTGCCTACACATCCAAACTGCACCTTGGAAAAGACAATGCCTTAGAAATACGAAACTCAGCTTCCATTCTTGGTTTCAGAGACCTAGACGAGGCCTGCTTTGATTTCCTCCTCCCGAAGTTCCTCAACAAGGCCCAGAAAAAGAGATGCAAGAGccagttatcaaaagaaaaatgtggcaCAGACACTGACGATGTATTCTTGGATGAGAAAGAAGTAAAACCAGTGGCTGACTCACCACCTCCACAGGAAGTGGCTTGGGACTGTAACAAATCTGTGAAGAACAAAATGGGaagtcagaacagcacagaCACTGTTACACCTGTAGCTGAAGGAACAAAGGAGCATTTTGTGCAGTGTCCAAAGTATCGAAAGTTCCAACTAGCTTGTGGGAAGGAAGCTTGTGTCCCAGAGAAAAGTCTATCTGCTTCTGTGAAGGCAACTGGGGGCGACTCTGTTCTCTCCTGCTCCAGCAGGGCAAACAGTAAGAATGAAACTGACGTTGAATTCTATGACATCTCAAATGCCTGCAGACAGAGCAAAGGAGTGGCtgatgacccacagaaaactgAAATACACGTCAGGGAAACAGAGAATTGTGTGGGCAGAATGGAAGTTGATATGGTTAAGAAAGACACAAACGACAGACAGGGAAAATGGGATGAGAAGGTGAGAGAGAACGGTGCTGCAAAGATGGAAGAAGAGATGAAGCTTGTCAGTGGAATCAGATCTTCAGACATAACCAGTGTGAAAGCAGTCTGCTCAGAACCAAGCACAAGGCCTAGTGACATGTCAGCAGGGTTAATATTGAACCATTGCCCTCAGAGGGCCTTAAATGAGGGCCCAGCCATCACTAGTTCACTGGAGCACGAGCAGTTTGTCGTGGACTTTAAAGAAGACAAGAAAGCAAAGGACCCTGATGTGTCAGTCCTTTTTCACAGAAaggcagaggaagaaaaagaacttGGGGGTAAAGAGACCAACAAGGCTTGGCAAAGAGGGAAAAGAGGACCAACAGGCACTATGGAAGGAGTGACCCTGTCATTAAATACTACCAGAGAAAGTGAGGCGCTTGAGCACATGAACTTCCAGGACTCTGAAGCAGGATGTTCTTCTGATGCAGGGAGCAGATGGGCACAGAGCACATCTTCAGATTGGCTGAAGCGGCACAGCAACCTCAGCTCCACAGAAACCAACTGCCCCTTTTTGCAGGATCTGGACCAAAGGAAATGTTTACCAAGGCTGTCTGAGTGTGAGGGGGCATCTCAGTCAGGTCTTTCCTCCCTAAACTCAGGGGAGGATGGAGACTCAGGGACAGAAACGGAGGGAGACAGCGAGTCCTCCACCAGGGAGAGAGCGAGGCAG ATGCAGTTGCCCTATCCTGTAGACTGGATAGTGGATCTGAGTCGAAATGACTTCcagcagctgctgaaacaacGGGTCTTTACACGCGAACAGCTGGACTTTGTTCATGATATGAGGAGGCGCAGCAAAAACCGTCTCGCAGCTCAGAGATGCCGCAAGAGAAAGCTAGACTGCATATATAATCTGCAGTGTGAAATCAACAAGCTG aagacagagagggagaagctGATCGTGGAGAAGAGCCAGCTAAGCCAGCTGAAGATGAAAACATGTCACAGTGTCTCTGCCTTATGCCAGAAG CATGGGATGCCTCTCCAACCCCAGGGATCGCTCTCGGTCTGTTCTGTGGACCTTGATAAGTATATGGCATCTGAGGAGGCTCCGTCCAGCTCCGGCAGGAACACACTCACAGGACATCATCCACTTTAG